From a region of the Arachis ipaensis cultivar K30076 chromosome B09, Araip1.1, whole genome shotgun sequence genome:
- the LOC107615546 gene encoding GPI transamidase component PIG-S-like encodes MKREDEDVTRERRRLFRRALSSLLGSIEAAATARACHAPVLTFGFDFSASRGLGPNDIAAEITRKMSQLNPNSSRCGNCGVGDYDVSVVIDSGSSCVQTEGSEAQCPLKCGKVIFGGKLSDEDFDEMLKRCLGNVGGGGKGYSVVVFNGDKEEGEVRAVVGMYRHAWVLGHILEDEAASRTAEIFARLFMSDGSEGNSIHSEFMPVGADGKFSLLNAEPQDWIYDWGFHEIDKTLLHPVIQALQPIANITVESQVLYYTPKSSFSYWDDIHGSHIFSTKDLPFFLNSNEWHLDTSVAAGGRSKVLQLVVYIPSAKECPLQLELPNGDLSKTNGFISPMWGGVVVWNPESCVNDLESKDPDRRVISPQVFLLVC; translated from the exons ATGAAGAGAGAGGACGAAGACGTGACGCGAGAGAGAAGGAGGCTGTTCCGCCGTGCACTGTCGTCGCTCCTGGGGTCAATTGAAGCCGCCGCCACTGCTAGGGCTTGCCATGCTCCTGTTCTCACTTTCGGCTTTGACTTCTCCGCTTCTCGCGGCCTCGGTCCAAACGACATCGCAGCAGAAATTACCCGCAAGATGTCCCAACTGAACCCTAACTCCTCGCGATGCGGCAATTGCGGCGTCGGTGACTACGACGTCTCTGTGGTCATCGATTCGGGCTCCAGTTGCGTGCAGACGGAGGGTTCGGAAGCTCAGTGTCCGTTGAAGTGTGGTAAAGTTATTTTTGGCGGGAAGTTGAGTGACGAAGATTTTGATGAGATGCTGAAGCGTTGTTTGGGGAATGTAGGCGGTGGAGGGAAGGGTTATAGTGTTGTGGTTTTTAATGGGGACAAGGAGGAAGGGGAAGTGAGGGCTGTGGTGGGTATGTACCGGCATGCGTGGGTACTCGGCCACATTTTGGAGGATGAGGCGGCTTCAAGGACAGCTGAGATCTTTGCCAGGTTGTTTATGAGTGACGGGAGTGAAGGGAATTCGATTCACAGTGAGTTCATGCCGGTTGGTGCTGATGGCAAGTTCAGTTTGCTCAATGCAGAGCCACAAGATTGGATATATGATTG GGGTTTTCATGAAATTGACAAGACTCTGTTGCATCCTGTGATCCAAGCTTTGCAACCTATAGCAAACATAACGGTTGAAAGCCAG GTTTTATACTACACGCCAAAGTCTTCTTTTTCGTACTGGGATGATATACACGGAAGCCACATATTCAGTACCAAGGATCTTCCTTTCTTT CTTAATTCAAATGAGTGGCATCTAGATACTTCAGTTGCAGCGGGAGGGAGATCTAAAGTATTGCAACTTGTGGT GTATATACCATCTGCAAAGGAATGTCCTCTGCAATTGGAGCTTCCAAATGGAGATCTCTCCAAGACTAATGGCTTTATATCTCCT ATGTGGGGTGGTGTTGTTGTATGGAATCCCGAAAGTTGTGTAAATGATTTGGAGAGTAAAGATCCAGACAGACGTGTGATTTCTCCCCAGGTTTTCCTTTTAGTTTGTTAA
- the LOC107615547 gene encoding uncharacterized protein LOC107615547 → MPLYAKFFKELINKKRSWNEKEKVILTQECNAVIQRGLPPKLKDPGSFIISCTICNRILDKALCDLGASINLMPLSLMKKFAIEKVKPTRMSLQMPDRSLKIPNGVVENLLVKIREFIFLADFVILDMEEEGHSSIILGRPFLATAKAIIDVENGEMTLSVHDENMITNVFKAM, encoded by the coding sequence ATGCCTTTATATGCAAAATTCTTCAAAGagctcatcaacaagaaaaggAGCTGGAATGAGAAGGAGAAGGTCATTCTAACACAAGAATGCAACGCTGTCATCCAAAGAGGTCTTCCTCctaagctcaaagatccaggaagTTTCATCATATCCTGTACTATATGCAACAGAATATTggacaaagctctctgtgacctaGGAGCTAGTATCAATTTGATGCCCCTCTCACTAATGAAGAAGTTTGCAATAGAGAAAGTCAagcccaccaggatgtcactccAAATGCCTGACAGATCACTCAAGATACCAAATGGGGTTGTGGAAAATCTATTAGTGAAGATTAGAGAGTTTATTTTCCTTGCTGACTTTGttatcttggacatggaagaagagggacACAGTTCAATTATATTGGGACGGCCCTTCTTAGCAACAGCAaaagccatcattgatgtggagaATGGAGAAATGACACTCAGTGTGCATGATGAGAATATGATCACCAATGTCTTCAAGGCCATGTAA